One segment of Niveibacterium microcysteis DNA contains the following:
- a CDS encoding heavy-metal-associated domain-containing protein: MNEFQLPDMTCSHCASMVTKALKLTDPDCEVSIDLKAQKVGVRSTEDRQTLADALAEAGYPPV; this comes from the coding sequence ATGAACGAGTTCCAACTACCTGACATGACCTGCAGCCACTGCGCCAGCATGGTCACCAAGGCCCTGAAGTTGACCGACCCCGACTGCGAGGTGAGCATCGACCTGAAAGCGCAGAAAGTCGGCGTACGCAGCACCGAAGACCGTCAGACCCTGGCCGACGCGTTGGCTGAGGCCGGCTACCCACCGGTCTGA
- a CDS encoding SPFH domain-containing protein, which yields MDFFELLAGHATGLFVLIGLIVVAIGYKWVLWLFGVIIVPDDSLGVVTKKFVLFGANRNLPDGRIIALNGEAGYQADTLAPGLHVALWPWQYTVELVKFFTVPQGEVGVVEACDGNPLPSGRIIAKQVECDTYQDARAFLQNSGERGPQMALIPPGTYRINTLLFKVDLKPAVSIPQGKLGVVEALDGAPLPSGRVIARQVACDSFQDGHAFLSGGGERGPQMSVITPGTYRINPALFEVHLADAVDIPENKVGIITTKEGKPLVTGEIAGPEIAGHNMFQNPQAFVDNGGSKGLQEQVLLAGRYFINPRFATVEIVDMVEVPIANVGVVIAYVGREGHDVTGESFRHGNLVSRGEKGVWVDPLDPGKYPINPYTHKVSNVPTANVVLNWATGKTEAHKLDANLSTITVRSADGFKFNLDVSQIIHIPRNDAPKVIARFGGMAALVTQVLEPTIGNYFRNAAQGSDIIDFLKNRSKRQDEARQAIAAALKEYNVGAVDTLIGDIVPPEELMKTLTDRKIAEQERVTYDTQRQAQVVKQELEQATALAATQARVVDAERQVTIADFNAKATVKAAEGQAQSKKINAEADATVLRTVGEAEAAKTQAVGGAEAEVIKLKIASMESGNYAMVQVAEALAKAGVKLVPDIVAGGGSGQGGTLVDVLLGNLIRDGMNKPKPEV from the coding sequence CTGCCGGACGGCCGCATCATCGCGCTCAACGGTGAGGCCGGTTACCAGGCCGATACGCTCGCCCCTGGCCTGCATGTGGCGCTGTGGCCGTGGCAATACACTGTGGAGTTGGTCAAGTTCTTCACCGTGCCGCAGGGTGAGGTCGGCGTGGTCGAGGCCTGCGACGGCAATCCGCTGCCAAGCGGCCGCATCATCGCCAAGCAGGTCGAGTGCGACACTTACCAGGATGCACGCGCGTTCCTGCAGAACAGCGGCGAGCGCGGCCCGCAGATGGCGCTGATTCCGCCCGGCACCTACCGGATCAACACGTTGTTGTTCAAGGTCGATCTCAAGCCGGCGGTGAGCATTCCGCAAGGCAAGCTCGGCGTGGTGGAAGCGCTGGATGGCGCACCGCTGCCCAGCGGCCGAGTGATCGCGCGGCAGGTGGCTTGCGATTCGTTCCAGGATGGCCATGCCTTCCTCTCCGGCGGCGGTGAGCGCGGGCCGCAGATGTCGGTGATCACGCCGGGGACGTATCGCATCAACCCCGCGCTGTTCGAAGTGCATCTCGCAGACGCGGTGGATATCCCCGAGAACAAGGTCGGCATCATCACGACCAAGGAGGGCAAGCCGCTGGTGACTGGCGAGATCGCTGGCCCCGAGATCGCCGGCCACAACATGTTCCAGAACCCACAGGCCTTCGTCGACAACGGCGGCAGCAAGGGTTTGCAGGAGCAGGTGCTGCTGGCAGGCCGCTACTTCATCAACCCGCGTTTCGCGACGGTCGAGATCGTCGACATGGTCGAGGTGCCGATCGCCAACGTGGGCGTGGTGATTGCCTACGTCGGCCGCGAGGGCCACGACGTGACCGGCGAGTCATTCCGCCACGGCAACCTCGTGAGTCGCGGCGAGAAGGGCGTGTGGGTCGACCCGCTGGACCCCGGCAAGTACCCAATCAACCCCTATACCCACAAGGTCAGCAATGTGCCGACCGCGAACGTGGTGCTGAACTGGGCGACGGGCAAGACCGAAGCGCACAAGCTCGACGCCAACCTCTCGACGATCACCGTGCGTTCGGCGGACGGCTTCAAGTTCAACCTCGACGTCTCGCAGATCATTCACATCCCGCGCAACGACGCACCCAAGGTCATCGCGCGCTTCGGCGGCATGGCGGCGCTGGTGACCCAGGTGCTGGAACCGACCATCGGCAACTACTTCCGCAACGCTGCGCAGGGCTCGGACATCATCGACTTCCTGAAGAACCGCTCGAAGCGGCAGGACGAAGCACGTCAGGCAATCGCGGCTGCGCTGAAGGAATACAACGTCGGCGCGGTCGATACGCTGATTGGCGACATCGTGCCGCCTGAAGAACTGATGAAGACGCTCACCGACCGCAAGATCGCCGAGCAGGAACGCGTCACCTACGACACCCAGCGCCAGGCGCAGGTGGTGAAGCAGGAACTCGAGCAGGCCACCGCACTCGCCGCCACCCAGGCCCGCGTGGTGGATGCCGAGCGCCAGGTGACGATTGCCGACTTCAACGCCAAGGCCACCGTTAAGGCAGCCGAAGGTCAGGCTCAGTCGAAGAAGATCAACGCCGAAGCCGACGCCACCGTGCTGCGCACCGTGGGCGAGGCTGAAGCCGCGAAGACCCAGGCCGTGGGTGGCGCCGAAGCGGAAGTCATCAAGCTCAAGATCGCCTCGATGGAATCCGGCAACTACGCGATGGTGCAGGTCGCCGAAGCGCTCGCGAAAGCCGGCGTGAAGCTGGTGCCAGATATCGTTGCAGGCGGCGGCAGCGGGCAGGGCGGCACGTTGGTCGATGTGTTGCTGGGGAATCTGATTCGGGATGGGATGAACAAGCCCAAACCAGAGGTCTGA